A genomic region of Manihot esculenta cultivar AM560-2 chromosome 15, M.esculenta_v8, whole genome shotgun sequence contains the following coding sequences:
- the LOC110602055 gene encoding uncharacterized mitochondrial protein AtMg00810-like: MSDLGSLHYFLGIHMVKNKSGLFLYQAKYVANLLVCTGLEFTKPMLSPFVINEPLAASEDSPLIDDPKLYRSLVGALQYLTFTWPDIALAVNQVCQFIHSPHEVHLKAVKGMLRYIKGIVSYGLQLFKSSTPSLLTYSNANWAGCHDTHRSTTGFCIFLKKNLISWSAKK; encoded by the coding sequence ATGAGTGATTTGGGTTCCTTGCACTATTTTCTTGGAATTCACATGGTTAAGAACAAGAGTGGATTATTTTTGTATCAAGCAAAATATGTTGCGAATTTGCTTGTGTGTACAGGTTTGGAATTTACAAAACCCATGCTTAGTCCTTTTGTTATTAATGAACCTTTGGctgcatctgaggatagtccatTGATTGATGATCCAAAGCTTTATCGGAGTTTAGTTGGTGCTCTTCAATACTTAACCTTCACATGGCCAGATATTGCTCTTGCAGTAAATCAAGTTTGTCAGTTTATACATTCTCCTCACGAGGTTCATCTTAAGGCAGTTAAGGGGATGCTCCGCTATATAAAAGGTATTGTTTCTTATGGGTTACAATTATTTAAATCATCTACACCATCTCTCCTAACTTATTCAAATGCTAATTGGGCTGGTTGTCACGACACACATCGCTCAACAACTGGTTTTtgtatatttttgaaaaagaatttaatttcatGGTCTGCCAAGAAATAA